In Thermodesulfobacteriota bacterium, a genomic segment contains:
- a CDS encoding bifunctional precorrin-2 dehydrogenase/sirohydrochlorin ferrochelatase — MTKLLYPVCLDVDGRTCLVVGGGSVACRKVRGLLACGARVRVISPALCPELGCLAAEGRLDWQARPYQEGDLEGAFLVLAATGEPEVQEAVFREAQARGVLVNVADVPSRCTFTLPAVVRSGDLTVAVATGGKSPALAKRLRQELTRAFGPEYAELLRILGAFRQEVLAAGRPQVENEEIFTRLLHHDILDWMRARDWERLAAHFQAVLGRPVSAALLARLAAGLPVQAALGSTPPPAAS; from the coding sequence ATGACCAAGCTCCTTTATCCCGTTTGCCTCGATGTGGACGGCCGCACCTGCCTGGTGGTAGGCGGCGGCAGCGTCGCCTGCCGCAAGGTCCGCGGCCTTCTGGCCTGCGGCGCCCGGGTGCGGGTCATAAGCCCTGCCCTTTGCCCGGAACTGGGCTGCCTGGCCGCCGAAGGCCGGCTGGACTGGCAGGCCAGGCCCTATCAGGAGGGCGATCTCGAGGGGGCCTTTCTGGTCCTGGCCGCCACCGGCGAGCCCGAGGTCCAGGAGGCGGTCTTCCGGGAGGCCCAGGCCCGCGGTGTCCTGGTGAACGTCGCTGATGTGCCCAGCCGCTGCACCTTCACCCTGCCGGCGGTGGTGCGCAGCGGTGATCTGACCGTGGCGGTGGCTACCGGCGGCAAGAGCCCTGCCCTGGCCAAGCGGCTCCGCCAGGAGCTGACCCGGGCCTTTGGCCCGGAATACGCCGAGCTTTTGCGGATCCTCGGCGCCTTCCGGCAGGAGGTTCTGGCCGCTGGCCGGCCGCAGGTCGAAAACGAGGAGATCTTTACCCGCCTCCTGCACCATGACATACTGGACTGGATGCGGGCCCGGGACTGGGAGCGCCTGGCCGCTCATTTCCAGGCGGTCCTGGGCCGGCCGGTGAGCGCCGCCCTTCTCGCCCGGCTGGCCGCGGGCCTCCCAGTCCAGGCCGCCCTGGGATCCACCCCTCCGCCCGCCGCTTCCTGA
- a CDS encoding secondary thiamine-phosphate synthase enzyme YjbQ has translation MSKGSFAVATHHQVEMVDISARLEKELAAAGIQDGVLVVYNPHTTAGLTINEGADPAVQADIIAVLELMVPRSLGYRHQEGNSPAHVKASLMGATVTVFVENGRLALGTWQRVFFCEFDGPRSRRVHWRLAG, from the coding sequence ATGTCGAAGGGATCGTTTGCGGTCGCCACTCACCATCAGGTGGAGATGGTGGATATCTCCGCCCGTCTCGAGAAGGAGCTGGCTGCTGCCGGCATCCAGGACGGGGTGCTGGTCGTCTACAATCCGCACACGACAGCCGGTCTGACCATCAACGAGGGGGCAGATCCGGCGGTGCAGGCGGACATCATCGCTGTCCTGGAGCTCATGGTGCCCCGGAGCCTGGGCTACCGGCACCAGGAGGGCAACTCTCCGGCCCACGTCAAGGCTTCCCTCATGGGCGCGACGGTAACGGTCTTTGTGGAGAACGGCCGATTGGCCCTGGGGACTTGGCAGCGGGTCTTCTTCTGTGAATTCGACGGGCCAAGGAGCCGGCGGGTGCACTGGCGACTCGCCGGCTAG
- a CDS encoding PilZ domain-containing protein, producing MTASPSSGSQRKASQESGYEKIASRRAIEKTLSGLAARHTPLVIVHPGYQSGPTILIAMEPDSLELDRPRDWPGKADEIRVVFRSPAQLWSYFPVQVRSVSSQSLFTSFPTYLSVLQRRDNYRVPVPRGSVAAFQAGQQAIDACSIVNVSLGGMLVSMSKTVPLAVGQPVTGIRCRLAGEGSVRGQGPPPVEITVASGVVVRLTASDCPRHYGLGVRFVTDRRVEAALERYIRKRELELLGRGVRG from the coding sequence ATGACCGCTTCCCCCTCTTCCGGCTCCCAGCGCAAGGCCTCCCAGGAGAGCGGCTACGAGAAGATCGCCTCCCGCCGGGCCATCGAGAAAACCCTGTCCGGCCTGGCCGCCCGCCACACCCCCCTGGTCATCGTCCATCCCGGCTACCAGTCGGGCCCGACGATCCTCATCGCCATGGAGCCGGACAGCCTGGAGCTGGACCGTCCCCGGGACTGGCCAGGGAAGGCGGACGAGATCCGGGTGGTCTTCCGCAGCCCGGCCCAGCTGTGGAGCTACTTTCCGGTCCAGGTGCGATCCGTCTCCAGCCAAAGCCTGTTCACCAGCTTCCCGACCTATCTGTCGGTGCTGCAGCGGCGGGACAACTACCGGGTGCCGGTGCCCCGGGGCAGCGTCGCTGCCTTCCAGGCCGGCCAGCAGGCGATCGACGCCTGCTCCATCGTCAACGTCAGCCTCGGGGGCATGCTGGTCAGCATGAGCAAGACCGTGCCCCTGGCGGTGGGTCAGCCTGTCACCGGCATCCGCTGCCGGCTCGCTGGCGAAGGCTCGGTGCGGGGCCAGGGACCGCCACCCGTGGAGATCACGGTCGCGTCCGGCGTCGTGGTGCGGTTGACCGCCAGCGACTGCCCCCGCCACTATGGCCTGGGTGTTCGCTTCGTGACCGATCGACGGGTGGAGGCGGCCCTGGAGCGCTACATCCGCAAACGGGAGCTGGAGCTCCTGGGCAGGGGGGTGCGGGGCTAG
- a CDS encoding UbiD family decarboxylase: MAPSTLSDLRAFISLLTQEKEIITIDQPVSPYLEIPEIQRRMIARGGPALFFRQVQGSAFPVVTNLFGSQRRLELAFGRRPLEFVRGLVRLLESPRLPSLGQLWSLRGLAGQGLRLGTRRVRQAPILEACQTPPRLTELPLLTSWHSDGGPFVTLPLVYTESPAHGGHNLGMYRIQRFDDTTTGIHWQIHKGGGYHYVEAERRNLPLPVTLFIGGPPALILAAIAPLPENLPELMLASLLLGEKLPLVDDPAGGHRLVANVEIAAKGVVPPHERRPEGPFGDHYGYNSLTHDYPVFHVQRLYHRRDAIYPATVVGRPRQEDYYIGDFLQELLSPLFPLVMNGIRQLKTFGDAGFHCLAAARVQDRYPREAFAAGLRILGEGQLSLTKFLILTDGDLDAADFPALWKHVLARVDWRRDLFVFANVSQDTLDYTGPKVNQGSKAMLLGLGKAPRRVLPETFAGSLPMGCREARAFLPGTLVVAGSPYAAEPDLPARLAGHAGVADWPVVMLVDSVAEACASLGEFLWTVFTRFEPAADIHGRASEVQRFHVGLEPPVVFDCRMKPWYPEVLEVDPATRAKVDARWPLLVPEPWR; this comes from the coding sequence ATGGCCCCATCCACCCTCTCTGACCTGCGCGCCTTCATCTCCCTTCTTACGCAGGAGAAGGAGATCATCACCATCGACCAGCCGGTGAGCCCGTATCTGGAGATCCCGGAGATCCAGCGCCGGATGATCGCCCGGGGGGGGCCGGCCCTCTTTTTCCGGCAGGTGCAGGGCAGCGCCTTTCCCGTGGTGACCAACCTCTTCGGCAGCCAGCGCCGGCTGGAGCTGGCCTTCGGCCGCCGGCCCCTGGAGTTCGTCCGGGGCCTGGTTCGCCTCCTGGAAAGCCCGCGCCTGCCCTCCCTCGGCCAGCTCTGGTCCCTGCGCGGCCTGGCTGGCCAGGGCTTGCGTCTGGGCACCAGGCGGGTCCGCCAGGCGCCGATCCTCGAGGCGTGCCAGACCCCGCCCCGGCTCACCGAGCTGCCCCTGCTCACCTCCTGGCATTCGGACGGCGGCCCTTTTGTCACCCTGCCCCTGGTGTACACGGAAAGCCCGGCCCACGGCGGCCACAACCTGGGCATGTACCGGATCCAGCGCTTCGACGACACCACCACCGGCATCCACTGGCAGATCCACAAGGGCGGCGGCTACCATTACGTCGAGGCGGAGCGCCGCAACCTGCCCCTGCCGGTGACCCTGTTCATCGGCGGGCCGCCGGCCCTGATCCTGGCGGCCATCGCGCCGCTGCCCGAGAACCTGCCGGAGCTGATGCTGGCCTCCCTGCTCCTGGGGGAGAAGCTGCCGCTGGTGGACGATCCGGCCGGCGGCCACCGGCTGGTGGCCAATGTGGAGATCGCGGCCAAGGGGGTGGTGCCGCCCCATGAGCGGCGGCCGGAGGGGCCTTTTGGCGACCATTACGGCTACAACTCCCTGACCCATGACTACCCGGTCTTCCATGTGCAGCGCCTCTACCATCGCCGGGACGCCATCTACCCCGCCACAGTGGTGGGCCGGCCCCGGCAGGAGGATTACTACATCGGCGATTTCCTGCAGGAGCTGCTGTCCCCCCTCTTCCCGCTGGTCATGAACGGCATCCGGCAGCTCAAGACCTTCGGCGATGCCGGCTTCCACTGCCTGGCCGCTGCCCGGGTCCAGGACCGCTATCCCCGGGAGGCCTTTGCCGCAGGCCTGCGGATCCTGGGCGAAGGGCAGCTGTCCCTGACCAAGTTTCTGATCCTCACCGATGGCGATCTGGACGCCGCCGACTTCCCGGCGTTGTGGAAGCATGTCCTGGCGCGGGTGGACTGGCGGCGGGATCTTTTTGTGTTTGCCAATGTCTCCCAGGACACCCTGGACTACACCGGACCCAAGGTCAACCAGGGCTCCAAGGCCATGCTCCTGGGCCTGGGCAAGGCGCCCCGCCGGGTGCTGCCGGAGACCTTCGCCGGCTCCCTGCCCATGGGCTGCCGGGAGGCCCGGGCCTTTCTCCCCGGCACCCTGGTGGTGGCCGGCTCGCCTTATGCCGCCGAGCCGGATCTGCCCGCCCGGCTGGCCGGCCACGCCGGGGTGGCGGACTGGCCGGTGGTCATGCTGGTGGACAGCGTGGCCGAGGCCTGCGCCAGCCTGGGCGAGTTTCTGTGGACGGTCTTCACCCGCTTCGAGCCGGCCGCGGACATCCATGGCCGCGCCAGCGAGGTGCAGCGGTTCCACGTCGGTCTTGAGCCGCCGGTGGTCTTCGATTGCCGGATGAAGCCGTGGTACCCTGAGGTCCTGGAGGTGGATCCGGCGACCCGGGCCAAGGTGGATGCCCGCTGGCCGCTTCTCGTGCCGGAGCCCTGGCGCTGA
- a CDS encoding DNA cytosine methyltransferase, with amino-acid sequence MSRSVISLFTGAGGLDLGFEAAGFDVAVAVEMDQDCVATLAHNRDWPVVSRSIHEIPSAELLGTARLTKGEADVLIGGPPCQPFSKSGYWASGDTRRLDDPRASTLQACLRVLQDTLPRVFLMENVAGLAYSRKDEAFRLIADSIAAINRSEGTGYTLELLVLNAVDFGVPQIRERAFLIGARDGLPFGELSPTHWKPSGLCRQRTLADQAPGQCWRTTWDAIGDLEDAAGPDLRLTGKWADLLPSIPEGENYLFHTDRGGGLPLFGWRRRFWNFLLKLSKALPSWTLTASPGPATGPFHWRSRRLSVREMARLQTFPADYTVVGSYRAAQRQIGNAVPCALAERLAIEIRRRLFRDDEAKRLEPTLVPPRRADMPGAEPVVPAPAKYRHLTGTHEPHPGTGKGNRARQRIQSVRDG; translated from the coding sequence GTGAGTCGATCCGTCATCAGCCTCTTCACCGGAGCCGGAGGCCTGGATTTGGGGTTCGAGGCTGCGGGATTCGATGTGGCTGTGGCGGTGGAAATGGATCAGGACTGCGTGGCCACACTCGCTCACAACCGTGATTGGCCTGTAGTCTCACGGTCCATTCATGAAATTCCGTCGGCAGAGTTGCTGGGAACGGCGCGTCTGACCAAAGGAGAGGCCGATGTTCTGATTGGTGGGCCACCGTGTCAGCCATTCTCGAAATCCGGCTATTGGGCATCAGGTGATACCCGTCGATTGGATGATCCTCGTGCCTCCACGCTGCAGGCGTGCCTTCGGGTCTTGCAGGATACCTTGCCGCGGGTCTTCCTGATGGAGAACGTGGCCGGTCTCGCGTACTCCAGAAAGGATGAGGCCTTTCGGTTGATTGCGGATTCGATTGCCGCCATCAATCGGAGTGAAGGCACAGGTTACACCCTTGAGCTGCTCGTGCTCAATGCGGTTGACTTTGGCGTGCCGCAGATCCGGGAACGGGCGTTCCTGATTGGCGCCAGGGATGGCTTGCCCTTCGGAGAATTGTCGCCGACCCACTGGAAGCCTTCTGGGCTCTGCCGGCAGCGAACGTTGGCGGACCAGGCTCCTGGCCAATGCTGGCGGACAACGTGGGATGCGATCGGCGATTTGGAAGATGCTGCGGGCCCAGATCTCCGGTTGACGGGCAAGTGGGCCGATCTCTTGCCGAGCATTCCCGAAGGGGAGAACTATCTCTTCCATACGGATCGCGGCGGGGGGCTGCCGTTGTTCGGCTGGCGCCGCCGATTCTGGAACTTCCTGCTCAAGCTGTCCAAGGCATTGCCCTCGTGGACGCTGACCGCAAGTCCAGGTCCAGCAACCGGCCCATTCCACTGGCGTAGCCGCCGACTGTCGGTCCGGGAGATGGCACGCCTCCAGACCTTCCCGGCCGATTACACCGTTGTGGGGAGCTATCGCGCAGCTCAGCGCCAGATCGGAAACGCCGTGCCGTGCGCCCTGGCGGAGCGCTTGGCCATCGAGATCCGCCGAAGACTCTTCCGGGACGACGAAGCCAAGCGTCTGGAGCCTACGCTTGTGCCGCCGCGACGGGCAGACATGCCTGGCGCCGAGCCTGTCGTGCCGGCTCCGGCCAAGTATCGGCACTTGACTGGGACGCATGAGCCGCATCCGGGAACGGGCAAGGGCAATCGGGCACGCCAGCGCATCCAAAGTGTGCGGGACGGCTGA
- a CDS encoding very short patch repair endonuclease, with product MPASAKASRVKRRNRARDTSPELRLRRLLWADGMRYRLHASDLPGKPDIVFPRQRLAIFVDGDFWHGREWTTRRQRLAQGVNGAYWIAKIEYNMRRDGEQTALLESCGWRVLRFWESQILKTPGEILQRVGRELNGHGSRRMGPEQQTVLKPASRMADKRK from the coding sequence ATCCCTGCCTCCGCCAAGGCTTCGCGGGTGAAGCGCCGCAACCGGGCCCGTGACACCTCCCCGGAGCTGCGGCTGCGGCGTCTGCTCTGGGCCGACGGCATGCGCTACCGTTTGCATGCGAGCGACCTGCCCGGAAAGCCGGATATCGTCTTTCCCCGGCAACGGTTGGCCATCTTTGTGGACGGCGATTTCTGGCACGGTCGGGAATGGACGACACGACGGCAGCGCCTGGCCCAGGGCGTCAACGGGGCCTACTGGATCGCCAAGATCGAGTACAATATGCGCCGCGATGGCGAACAGACGGCGCTCCTGGAAAGCTGTGGATGGCGGGTGCTCCGGTTTTGGGAGAGCCAGATCTTGAAAACCCCGGGCGAGATCCTGCAACGGGTGGGGCGAGAATTGAACGGCCACGGCAGCCGGAGAATGGGACCAGAGCAGCAAACTGTTCTCAAGCCTGCTTCCCGGATGGCCGACAAGAGAAAATGA
- a CDS encoding pseudouridine synthase codes for MDPASATGPVRLQKVLARAGVASRRAAEAMILAGRVTVDGQAVTVLGTRVGPREVVAVDGRPLAGAEPFWYVLLNKPIGYLSSRHDPQGRPVVTALVAEIPARLFPVGRLDWDTEGALLLTNDGELAHRVLHPSHEVEKTYQAWVAGSPSPAALDRLAAGIEIEGRRTWPARLAVLAREPDATLVEITIHEGRKRQVRKMFAATGHPVQQLRRTAYGQLALAGLPEGSYRVLGPAELALIFLRKK; via the coding sequence GTGGATCCTGCTTCTGCCACGGGACCGGTCCGGCTGCAGAAGGTGCTGGCCCGGGCCGGGGTGGCCTCGCGCCGGGCCGCCGAGGCCATGATTCTGGCCGGCCGGGTGACGGTGGACGGCCAGGCCGTCACTGTCCTGGGCACGCGGGTCGGGCCCCGGGAAGTCGTCGCCGTGGACGGCCGCCCCTTGGCCGGTGCCGAGCCCTTCTGGTACGTGCTCCTCAACAAGCCCATCGGCTACCTGTCCAGCCGCCATGACCCCCAGGGCCGCCCGGTGGTCACAGCCCTGGTGGCCGAGATCCCGGCCCGACTCTTCCCGGTCGGCCGCCTGGACTGGGACACCGAGGGGGCGCTCCTGCTCACCAACGACGGCGAGCTGGCGCACCGGGTCCTCCACCCCAGCCACGAGGTGGAGAAGACCTACCAGGCCTGGGTGGCCGGCTCGCCGTCGCCGGCCGCCCTGGACCGGCTGGCAGCAGGGATCGAGATCGAGGGCCGGCGGACCTGGCCGGCTCGCCTGGCGGTGCTGGCTCGGGAGCCGGACGCCACCCTGGTGGAGATCACCATCCATGAAGGCCGCAAGCGGCAGGTCCGCAAGATGTTCGCCGCCACCGGCCACCCTGTTCAGCAGCTCCGGCGTACTGCCTATGGGCAGCTCGCCCTCGCTGGCCTGCCAGAGGGCTCTTACCGTGTCCTGGGGCCGGCGGAGCTGGCGCTGATCTTCTTGCGAAAAAAATAG
- a CDS encoding HU family DNA-binding protein, translating to MNKSDLITVLADSLGLSHRLASSITQTVFDAMAEALSRGENVEIRGFGSFAVKEYAAYHGRNPKTGSRIEVAPKKLPFFKVGKELRERVNGGVEVGVQSD from the coding sequence ATGAACAAGTCGGACCTGATCACCGTCCTGGCCGATTCTCTGGGGCTGAGTCACCGTCTGGCCTCCTCCATTACCCAGACGGTCTTCGATGCCATGGCCGAGGCCCTCAGCCGGGGCGAGAACGTGGAGATCCGGGGCTTCGGCAGCTTTGCGGTCAAGGAATACGCCGCCTACCATGGTCGCAACCCCAAGACCGGCTCGCGGATCGAGGTGGCGCCCAAGAAGCTGCCTTTCTTCAAGGTGGGCAAGGAGCTCCGGGAACGGGTCAACGGCGGGGTCGAGGTCGGCGTGCAGAGCGACTGA